The Odocoileus virginianus isolate 20LAN1187 ecotype Illinois chromosome 30, Ovbor_1.2, whole genome shotgun sequence genome window below encodes:
- the CNPPD1 gene encoding protein CNPPD1 has product MDLAGLLLDEEGTFSLTGFQDFTFLPGHQKLSARIRRRLYYGWDWETDCTLEELSSPVADIAVELLQKAAPSPIRRLQKKYVAHVSREACISPCAMMLALVYIERLRHRNPDYLQHVSSSDLFLISMMVASKYLYDEGEEEEVFNDEWGAAGGVAVPTLNALERGFLSAMDWRLYTDPREIFEVLSWLEGCVAEQQGRRRGWYTYTDLCVLLEQPAWQLALGSLCQRLAKLSCLLAMAYVSSVALAVASMAVIHQSLGLSCSPPPGPPDLGLASRCLLEPCIPSPMPQCLPSPANVTGCLEGDVVLRSLWGSLLASLTPPPLPPPDPPAPPTLIHNCPLCQKLQKDSPTCRACHHLNHTVPTGPPSPWSHSHGLAPPWPWSQMPPLLPQPQQCSLFSIMELARLKSFIFPG; this is encoded by the exons ATGGACCTCGCCGGGCTCCTGCTGGACGAAGAAGGCACCTTCTCCCTCACCGGCTTCCAGGACTTCACG TTCCTCCCAGGACACCAGAAGCTGAGTGCCCGAATCCGAAGGAGACTCTACTATGGCTGGGACTGGGAAACTGACTGTACTCTGGAGGAGCTCTCCAGCCCCGTGGCAG ATATTGCTGTGGAACTGCTCCAGAAGGCAGCCCCCAGTCCTATTCGCCGTCTCCAGAAGAAATACGTAGCCCACGTGTCCCG AGAGGCTTGCATCTCTCCGTGTGCTATGATGCTGGCTCTGGTATACATTGAGCGGCTCCGGCATAGAAACCCAGACTACCTACAGCACGTGTCATCCTCTGACTTGTTCCTGATCTCCATG aTGGTGGCCAGTAAGTACCTCTATGatgaaggggaggaggaagaggtctTCAATGATGAATGGGGAGCTGCTGGGGGTGTGGCCGTGCCCACTCTCAATGCCCTGGAGAGGGGCTTCCTGAGTGCCATG GATTGGCGGCTCTACACTGATCCTCGGGAAATCTTTGAGGTGCTGAGCTGGCTGGAGGGCTG CGTGGCTGAGCAGCAGGGGCGCCGGCGGGGCTGGTACACCTACACAGACCTGTGTGTGCTGCTGGAGCAGCCTGCCTGGCAACTGGCGCTGGGCTCCCTCTGCCAGCGGCTGGCAAAG ctgTCCTGCCTGTTGGCTATGGCATATGTGAGCAGCGTGGCCCTCGCTGTGGCATCGATGGCCGTAATACACCAGTCCTTAGGGCTGTCCTGCAGCCCCCCGCCTGGCCCTCCAGACCTTGGACTGGCCTCCAGGTGCCTTTTGGAACCCTGCATACCTTCCCCCATGCCACAGTGCCTGCCGTCTCCTGCTAACGTCACCGGCTGCCTGGAAGGCGATGTAGTGCTGCGTTCACTGTGGGGCAGTCTGCTAGCCTCGCTGACTCCTCCACCGTTGCCTCCTCCAGACCCTCCTGCTCCCCCCACTCTTATTCACAACTGCCCCCTTTGCCAGAAGCTCCAGAAGGACTCCCCAACCTGCCGTGCCTGCCATCACCTCAACCATACCGTCCCCACGGGGCCCCCCAGTCCTTGGTCCCACTCCCATGGCCTGGCTCCCCCTTGGCCTTGGAGCCAAATGCCCCCTCTGCTCCCACAGCCCCAGCAATGTTCCCTTTTCAGCATCATGGAACTGGCCCGCCTGAAGTCTTTCATTTTCCCAGGCTAG
- the RETREG2 gene encoding reticulophagy regulator 2: MASGGGGGNTGTGGGPGLGLSLGLGLGLGMGEATGEAEEEAATAEAVGRLATTLWLRLRGWEAALAAAQRLLVWEKPLHSLVTAAALNGLFWLLSSSSLRPFFLLSISLLAYFLLDLWQPRFLPDISASSPEEPHSDSEGAGSGARPHLLSVPELCRYLAESWLTFQIHLQELLQYKRQNPAQFCARVCSGCAVLAVLGHYVPGIMISYIILLSILLWPLVVYHELIQRMYTRLEPLLMQLDYSMKAEADALHHKHDKRKRQGKNAPPGGDEPLAETESESEAELAGFSPVVDVKKTALALAITDSELSDEEASILESGGFSVSRATTPQLTDVSEDLDQQSLPSEPEEALSRELGEGEETDLAPPEDLLGPPQALSRQDLDLEEEEDVASKETLLRLSSPLHFVNTHFNGAGSPTDGVMLSPGGPAETPNLEAASGDLTTPPSTLSPPFSLVESDPVPSPSVLPSLPQDSPQPLPAPEEEEALTTEDFELLDQGELEQLNAELGLGPETCPEPPDAPPPPPLGPDTLSLVQSDQEAQAVAEP, translated from the exons ATGGCGAGCGGCGGTGGCGGTGGCAACACCGGCACTGGTGGGGGCCCGGGGCTGGGTCtgagcctgggcctgggcctgggtctGGGCATGGGTGAGGCCACCGGCGaggcggaggaggaggcggcCACGGCCGAAGCGGTGGGACGCCTCGCCACGACGCTGTGGCTGCGGCTCCGCGGCTGGGAGGCGGCGTTGGCCGCAGCGCAGCGACTGCTGGTGTGGGAGAAGCCGCTGCACAGCCTAGTCACGGCGGCCGCGCTCAACGGCCTCTTCTG GTTGCTGTCTTCGTCCTCCCTACGGCCCTTCTTCCTACTCAGCATCTCACTTTTGGCCTATTTTCTGCTGGATTTGTGGCAGCCTCGCTTCCTCCCTGACATCTCTG CATCATCCCCGGAGGAGCCACACTCTGACAG TGAGGGTGCGGGGTCAGGAGCCCGGCCGCACCTGCTGAGTGTGCCCGAGTTGTGCAGATACCTGGCTGAGAGCTGGCTCACCTTCCAGATTCATCTGCAGGAGCTGCTGCAGTACAAGAGGCAGAATCCAGCTCAG TTCTGCGCTCGCGTCTGCtctggctgtgctgtgctggCTGTGCTGGGACACTATGTGCCAGGGATTATGATTTCCTACATTATCT TGCTGAGTATCCTGCTTTGGCCCCTGGTGGTGTATCATGAACTGATCCAGAGGATGTACACGCGCCTGGAGCCCCTCCTCATGCAGCTGGACTACAGCATGAAGGCAGAAGCTGATGCCCTGCATCACAAACATGACAAGAGGA AGCGGCAGGGGAAGAATGCACCGCCCGGAGGGGATGAGCCACTGGCGGAGACAGAGAGTGAGAGCGAGGCAGAACTGGCTGGCTTCTCCCCGGTG GTGGATGTGAAGAAAACAGCACTGGCTTTGGCCATTACAGACTCAGAGCTGTCAGATGAGGAGGCTTCTATTTTGGAAAGCGGTGGCTTCTCTGTCTCCCGGGCAACCACTCCACAACTAACTGACGTGTCAGAGG ATTTGGACCAGCAGAGCCTGCCAAGTGAGCCAGAGGAGGCCCTGAGTCGGGAGctaggggagggagaggagacagaCCTGGCCCCTCCCGAAGACCTGCTGGGCCCCCCTCAGGCCCTCTCACGACAAGACCTGGActtggaggaggaagaagatgtgGCATCCAAGGAAACCTTGCTTCGACTCTCATCCCCCCTTCACTTTGTGAACACGCACTTCAATGGGGCAGGGTCTCCCACAGATGGAGTGATGCTCTCCCCTGGAGGACCAGCGGAGACACCGAACCTAGAGGCAGCGAGTGGTGACCTCACCACTCCTCCCAGCACCCTGTCGCCCCCATTCAGCCTTGTGGAAAGTGACCCGGTCCCCTCCCCCTCCGTCCTTCCGTCTCTGCCCCAGGActcaccccagcccctgcctgcccctgAGGAAGAAGAGGCACTCACCACTGAGGACTTCGAGTTGCTGGATCAGGGGGAGCTGGAGCAGCTGAATGCAGAGCTGGGGTTGGGTCCAGAGACATGCCCAGAGCCCCCTGACgctccaccccctccacccctagGGCCCGACACCCTGTCTCTGGTACAGTCAGACCAGGAGGCTCAGGCCGTGGCAGAGCCATAA